The following are encoded together in the Proteiniphilum saccharofermentans genome:
- a CDS encoding glycoside hydrolase family 88 protein: MSVFVLALVSCGTGTKEENNFIRENIDFAVDQIGREIEVIEASDKFLNPVTLKQDGSVYYCGYADWRSGFFPGSVWYLYELTGDESYRPLAHKYSKGIEEAKNLTWHHDVGFMVYCSFGNGLRLTGEPEYKDIIIQAAKSLSTRFRPVAGILQSWDVERGWQSERGWECPVIIDNMMNLELLFEATKLSDDPSFREIAISHANRTLTEQFRPDGSTFHVIDYSMEDGSVRNRHTAQGYAHESTWSRGQAWAIYGFTLCYRETGDRKYIEMALKAFNFMRNHKDMPEDLIPYWDMDAPEIPNEYRDASSAAVIASALYEISTMDVDNPQQYKEYADLIMESLASPAYRAEPGTNGHFLLMHSVGSIPHNNEIDVPLNYADYYFLEALKRKRDIEE; this comes from the coding sequence ATGTCGGTCTTTGTACTCGCACTGGTTTCATGCGGTACAGGAACAAAAGAGGAGAACAATTTTATCCGGGAAAATATCGATTTTGCAGTTGACCAGATCGGCAGAGAGATCGAAGTAATTGAAGCGAGTGACAAATTCCTGAATCCGGTAACATTAAAACAAGACGGCAGCGTCTACTACTGTGGTTATGCCGACTGGCGCAGCGGTTTCTTCCCCGGCTCAGTGTGGTATCTCTATGAGTTGACCGGAGATGAGTCCTATCGCCCTCTGGCACATAAGTATTCAAAAGGCATCGAAGAGGCCAAAAATCTCACCTGGCACCATGACGTAGGCTTCATGGTCTATTGTAGCTTCGGGAACGGTTTACGTCTGACCGGTGAACCCGAATACAAAGATATTATTATCCAGGCGGCAAAATCGCTTTCTACCCGTTTCCGCCCGGTCGCTGGTATTCTGCAATCATGGGACGTCGAGCGTGGATGGCAGTCGGAACGCGGCTGGGAATGTCCCGTAATCATCGACAATATGATGAATCTGGAATTATTGTTCGAAGCTACCAAATTGTCAGACGATCCTTCTTTCCGTGAAATTGCCATCTCGCATGCCAACAGAACGCTGACAGAGCAATTCCGCCCCGATGGAAGCACCTTCCATGTAATTGACTACAGTATGGAGGATGGTTCGGTACGTAATCGCCACACGGCACAGGGATATGCCCACGAATCAACCTGGAGCCGCGGGCAAGCCTGGGCGATCTACGGATTTACCCTCTGCTACCGGGAAACCGGTGACCGGAAATACATCGAGATGGCACTGAAAGCATTCAATTTTATGCGTAACCATAAGGATATGCCCGAAGACTTGATCCCTTACTGGGATATGGATGCGCCGGAAATCCCGAACGAATACCGCGATGCTTCATCCGCAGCAGTCATAGCTTCGGCCTTATATGAAATCAGTACAATGGATGTCGACAATCCACAGCAATACAAGGAATATGCAGACCTCATTATGGAAAGTCTTGCATCACCAGCATATCGTGCGGAACCGGGAACAAACGGCCATTTCCTGCTGATGCACAGCGTAGGAAGTATCCCTCACAACAACGAAATCGATGTTCCTTTGAATTACGCCGATTACTATTTCCTCGAAGCATTGAAACGTAAAAGGGATATTGAAGAGTAA
- a CDS encoding GH92 family glycosyl hydrolase: MKKILLLSLVFFLGMILMVSAQLCNPVDYVSTLVGTDSKYELSTGNTYPAIALPWGMNFWSPQTGKMGSGWMYTYHSDKIRGFKQTHQPSPWMNDYGQFSLMPLTGKPVFDEEERASWFSHKAEIAKPHYYRVYLADYDITTEITPTERAAMFRFTFPENDSAYIITDAFDKGSSIRIIPEEQKIVGYTTRNSGGVPDNFRNYFVIIFDKPFTYVAAVKDGEIDENEKEFTGNHAGAVIGFKTSRREQVHARVASSFISEEQALLNLRELGDDSFEAIREKGEARWNEVLGRIRVEDDNIDNLRTFYSNLYRTLLFPRNLSEIDADGNIYHYSPYNGEVLPGYMFTDTGFWDTFRSLFPFLNLVYPSENVKMQEGLVNAYRESGFLPEWASPGHRNIMVGNNSASVVADAYIKGLRGYEIETLWEALKHGANNVHPTVPASGRTGYAEYNKYGYIPNNVKISQNVARTLEYAYNDWTIYRLGKALGKPEPEIAIYGERAMNYKNLYNPKHKLMAGRADDGSFSDSFNPTDWSRDFTEGNSWHYSWSVFHDPQGLIDLMGGRSEFVNMLDSVFVIPGLEGMQSRSMIHEMREMQVMDMGQYAHGNQPIQHMVYLYNYAGEPWKAQYWVRGIMDKLYSAAPDGYCGDEDNGQTSAWYVFSALGFYPVCPGSDEYILGSPLFKSVEIDLENGKTLQIQSTDNARGNRYIEEMELNGKRYTKNFLTHGDLMNGGKITFRMSSQPNKERGIQREDFPYSFSNNR; this comes from the coding sequence ATGAAGAAGATCCTGTTATTGAGTCTCGTTTTTTTCCTGGGGATGATTCTTATGGTGAGTGCGCAACTCTGTAATCCGGTTGATTATGTGAGTACGTTGGTGGGAACCGATTCCAAGTATGAGCTCTCTACTGGGAATACCTATCCTGCAATTGCCCTGCCCTGGGGGATGAATTTCTGGTCACCCCAGACCGGTAAGATGGGTAGCGGATGGATGTACACCTACCATTCCGATAAGATCAGGGGGTTCAAGCAGACCCATCAGCCCAGTCCCTGGATGAACGATTACGGCCAGTTTTCGCTGATGCCTCTTACCGGAAAGCCGGTTTTTGATGAGGAAGAGCGGGCGAGCTGGTTCTCCCATAAGGCGGAGATAGCCAAACCCCACTATTACCGGGTTTACCTGGCCGATTACGATATAACCACCGAGATCACTCCTACGGAACGCGCTGCCATGTTCCGTTTTACCTTTCCGGAGAACGATAGCGCCTATATCATTACCGATGCTTTCGACAAAGGCTCCTCTATCCGCATCATCCCTGAAGAGCAAAAGATCGTGGGTTATACTACCCGCAACAGCGGTGGAGTCCCTGATAATTTCAGGAACTACTTTGTGATTATTTTTGATAAACCTTTTACTTATGTTGCTGCTGTAAAAGATGGCGAGATTGACGAAAATGAGAAGGAATTTACCGGAAACCATGCCGGTGCGGTGATCGGCTTTAAGACCTCCAGAAGAGAGCAGGTACATGCCAGGGTAGCCTCCTCCTTTATCAGTGAGGAGCAGGCACTGCTCAACCTGAGGGAATTGGGAGACGACTCGTTCGAAGCTATCAGGGAAAAGGGAGAAGCCCGTTGGAATGAGGTGCTGGGACGGATCAGGGTAGAGGATGACAATATCGATAACCTGAGAACATTCTATTCCAACCTTTATCGTACACTGCTTTTCCCGAGAAATCTCTCCGAGATCGACGCCGACGGCAACATTTACCACTACAGCCCTTACAACGGGGAAGTGCTTCCGGGCTATATGTTCACCGATACCGGTTTCTGGGATACTTTCAGGAGTCTTTTTCCTTTCCTTAATCTTGTCTATCCCTCCGAAAATGTGAAGATGCAGGAAGGATTGGTGAATGCCTATAGGGAGAGTGGTTTTCTTCCCGAGTGGGCCAGCCCGGGCCATCGTAATATCATGGTGGGTAATAACTCCGCCTCGGTGGTAGCCGATGCATATATAAAGGGATTGAGGGGATACGAAATTGAAACGCTCTGGGAAGCGCTCAAGCACGGCGCCAACAACGTGCATCCCACAGTGCCTGCGTCGGGCCGTACCGGTTACGCAGAGTACAACAAGTACGGGTATATCCCCAATAATGTGAAGATCAGCCAGAATGTGGCCCGTACGCTGGAGTACGCCTATAACGACTGGACTATCTACCGCCTGGGAAAAGCTTTAGGTAAGCCGGAGCCGGAAATTGCTATCTACGGTGAACGGGCGATGAACTACAAGAATCTTTACAATCCCAAACATAAACTGATGGCGGGACGTGCGGACGACGGCTCATTCTCCGACTCGTTCAACCCGACCGACTGGAGCCGTGATTTTACTGAAGGGAACAGCTGGCACTACTCATGGTCGGTCTTCCACGACCCACAGGGATTGATCGACCTGATGGGAGGACGCAGTGAGTTCGTCAATATGCTCGATTCCGTCTTTGTCATTCCGGGACTGGAAGGAATGCAAAGCCGCTCCATGATCCATGAGATGCGTGAGATGCAGGTGATGGATATGGGACAATACGCACATGGCAACCAACCCATCCAGCATATGGTTTATCTCTATAATTACGCCGGTGAACCGTGGAAGGCCCAATACTGGGTAAGGGGAATCATGGATAAGCTCTATTCTGCTGCCCCCGACGGTTACTGCGGCGATGAGGACAATGGTCAGACCTCCGCCTGGTACGTCTTTTCCGCATTGGGATTCTATCCTGTTTGTCCCGGCAGTGATGAGTATATCCTCGGTTCACCACTATTTAAATCGGTAGAGATTGACCTGGAGAATGGCAAAACTCTGCAGATCCAATCAACGGATAATGCAAGGGGGAATCGCTATATCGAAGAGATGGAACTGAACGGCAAACGATATACAAAGAATTTCCTTACCCATGGCGACCTGATGAACGGGGGTAAGATCACATTCAGGATGAGTTCCCAGCCCAATAAGGAGAGAGGAATTCAGCGTGAGGATTTCCCTTATTCCTTTTCGAATAACAGATAA
- a CDS encoding heparinase II/III family protein, with protein MKILFHSILPFLFICSIPVHAYTEKDLLQKAASLEQIKSALISDQQWVPYPTYTDRAGWDQFLGNTKDHFISEGEKRLSYEWQVVPATAYIEFERSGNRRIMEDPFGQNNQAIADLLMAELAEGKGRFIDQLINGVFYSCEMSSWVLSAHLGREQISHRSLPDNKKHVIDLTSGDLSSLLAWVYYYLHGEFDKVNPAISERLRQELQERTLDTFMNDSSFWWMALDYKPGMMVNNWNPWCNFNVLQTFFLLENDRDKLAEAVYRTMVSVDKFINYTHSDGACEEGPSYWGHAAGKMYDYLQMLYDGTGGKVSIFDDPMIKNMGEYIVRSYVGNGWVVNFADASAKGGGSGPLIYRYGKAVRSEDMMHFAAYLNSRSEKIAVSSGRDIFRTLQTLLYFDEMQQVMPTYKTPSHTWYPETEFCYMSNKNGFFLAAKGGYNNESHNHNDIGTFSLYLDTVPVFIDAGVGTYTRQTFSSERYSIWTMQSNYHNLPLINGAAQPFGTKYKATDVKFNPARMQFSANIATAYPEEAGVKQWTRAYTLGKNELKIEDRFALNGAETPNQVNFLTWGTVDISRPGEIIVKVESVNAQLSYDKNIFTPVIETITLDDPRLSNVWGKEIYRVSLNAKKVIPSGTYTYTIHKIK; from the coding sequence ATGAAGATCCTCTTTCATTCAATTTTACCATTTTTGTTTATCTGCTCCATTCCTGTTCATGCATACACTGAAAAGGATTTGCTGCAAAAAGCAGCCTCACTGGAGCAAATAAAATCTGCATTAATCTCCGATCAACAATGGGTGCCCTACCCCACTTACACTGACCGTGCAGGCTGGGATCAGTTTCTCGGGAATACAAAAGATCATTTTATCAGCGAGGGAGAAAAAAGACTTTCTTATGAATGGCAGGTTGTTCCGGCTACTGCTTATATTGAATTTGAACGAAGCGGTAACCGTCGTATCATGGAAGATCCTTTCGGTCAGAATAACCAGGCTATTGCCGATCTCTTGATGGCAGAGCTGGCTGAAGGAAAAGGCAGGTTTATCGACCAGTTGATCAACGGCGTTTTTTATTCCTGCGAAATGAGTTCATGGGTGTTATCTGCTCATTTGGGACGGGAACAAATATCTCACCGTTCTCTACCCGATAATAAAAAACATGTCATTGATTTAACATCAGGCGACTTAAGTTCACTTCTGGCCTGGGTATATTATTATTTGCATGGAGAATTTGACAAAGTAAATCCGGCTATTTCGGAGCGTCTGCGGCAAGAATTACAGGAACGGACACTGGATACTTTCATGAATGACAGTAGTTTCTGGTGGATGGCCCTTGATTATAAACCAGGCATGATGGTCAACAACTGGAATCCTTGGTGCAATTTCAATGTCCTCCAGACTTTCTTCCTGCTGGAGAACGACCGTGATAAACTTGCCGAAGCGGTTTACCGGACAATGGTTTCGGTAGATAAGTTTATCAACTACACCCACTCCGACGGGGCGTGTGAGGAAGGCCCATCTTATTGGGGACACGCCGCAGGGAAAATGTATGATTACCTGCAAATGCTGTATGACGGCACAGGCGGGAAAGTTTCCATATTCGATGATCCCATGATCAAAAATATGGGGGAATATATCGTTCGCTCTTACGTAGGGAACGGTTGGGTAGTAAATTTCGCAGATGCGTCGGCAAAAGGCGGTGGTAGCGGCCCGTTGATTTACCGTTACGGAAAGGCAGTCAGGAGTGAAGATATGATGCATTTTGCGGCCTATCTGAACAGCAGATCGGAAAAAATAGCGGTTTCATCGGGGCGTGACATTTTCAGGACACTGCAGACCCTTCTTTACTTTGATGAAATGCAACAAGTTATGCCGACGTATAAAACACCATCACACACTTGGTATCCCGAGACGGAATTCTGCTACATGTCGAATAAAAACGGCTTTTTCCTGGCAGCAAAAGGGGGATATAATAACGAAAGCCATAACCACAACGATATTGGTACATTTTCCCTCTATCTCGATACAGTCCCCGTCTTTATCGATGCCGGTGTAGGGACATATACACGCCAGACATTCAGTTCAGAACGTTATTCCATCTGGACGATGCAAAGTAATTATCACAACCTGCCGCTCATCAACGGTGCAGCCCAACCATTCGGGACAAAGTATAAGGCTACCGATGTAAAATTCAATCCGGCGCGTATGCAGTTCTCGGCAAATATAGCGACAGCCTACCCTGAAGAAGCCGGAGTAAAACAGTGGACACGTGCATATACATTAGGTAAAAACGAACTAAAGATAGAAGACCGGTTTGCCCTGAATGGAGCGGAGACTCCTAATCAGGTCAATTTCCTGACCTGGGGGACTGTCGATATCAGTCGTCCGGGAGAAATAATCGTCAAGGTAGAAAGCGTAAATGCACAATTATCATATGATAAGAATATATTTACCCCTGTAATTGAGACGATTACACTTGATGATCCCCGCCTTTCCAATGTATGGGGTAAAGAAATCTATCGGGTTTCATTGAATGCAAAAAAAGTAATCCCTTCGGGAACATATACATACACAATCCATAAAATAAAATAA
- a CDS encoding IS4 family transposase produces MNQGKYIFAQLTDFLPRRVFDNIVSRHDGNKKVRSFTCWNQMLCMIFGQLTARDSMRDLMLSLEAHQSKYYHLGLGASVTRTNLGKANRNRSYKIFEDFAYVMMDKARQSHYREDFEVKVDGNVYAFDSSTIDLCLSVFWWAEFRKHKGGIKLHTLYDLKTSIPTFVLITSAKVNDMNAMDYLHYESGSFYIFDRGYVDFDRLYRVNESEAWFVTRAKKNFKFRRMYSREVDKSTGVQCDQIGKLEGFYQQKDYPGKLRRIKYHDVELGRDFVFITNNMDLTAVEIALLYKKRWMVELFFKWIKQHLKVKNFWGTTINAVKIQLYCAIIAYCLVALIGYELKVERPIYEILQILSISLLDKTPIREILTNCDYKNVKELDYKQLKINWI; encoded by the coding sequence ATGAATCAAGGCAAATATATTTTCGCGCAGCTTACAGATTTTCTACCACGCAGGGTATTTGACAATATCGTATCCAGACACGATGGAAACAAGAAAGTCCGAAGTTTCACCTGCTGGAACCAGATGCTATGCATGATCTTTGGACAATTGACAGCCCGTGACAGTATGCGGGACTTGATGCTGAGCCTGGAAGCCCATCAATCCAAATATTACCATTTGGGACTGGGGGCAAGCGTAACCCGGACAAATCTGGGTAAAGCCAATCGTAACCGTAGCTATAAAATCTTTGAGGATTTTGCCTATGTGATGATGGACAAGGCCCGTCAAAGTCATTACAGGGAGGACTTCGAAGTCAAGGTGGACGGGAACGTCTATGCCTTTGACTCCTCCACCATCGACCTGTGCCTGAGTGTCTTCTGGTGGGCGGAGTTCCGCAAGCACAAGGGAGGCATCAAGTTGCATACATTGTATGACCTGAAGACTTCCATTCCGACTTTCGTGTTGATCACCAGCGCAAAGGTCAATGATATGAACGCGATGGATTATCTTCATTATGAATCCGGGAGCTTTTATATCTTCGACCGCGGATACGTGGACTTTGACAGGTTGTACCGGGTGAATGAATCCGAAGCCTGGTTTGTCACGCGGGCCAAGAAGAACTTCAAGTTCCGCAGGATGTATTCCCGGGAAGTTGACAAGTCGACGGGCGTGCAATGCGACCAGATCGGGAAACTGGAGGGATTCTACCAGCAAAAGGACTATCCCGGCAAACTGCGCAGAATCAAGTATCACGACGTGGAACTGGGCAGGGACTTCGTTTTTATAACCAATAACATGGACTTGACGGCCGTCGAGATAGCGCTACTGTATAAAAAACGCTGGATGGTTGAGCTGTTCTTCAAATGGATAAAACAACACCTGAAAGTAAAAAACTTCTGGGGAACGACCATCAACGCCGTTAAAATCCAGTTATATTGTGCTATCATCGCTTACTGTCTGGTAGCCTTGATTGGTTACGAATTGAAAGTTGAGCGTCCAATCTACGAAATTCTGCAAATACTCAGTATCTCCCTACTGGACAAAACTCCTATAAGAGAGATACTTACGAATTGCGATTACAAAAATGTCAAAGAGCTCGATTATAAACAATTAAAAATCAACTGGATCTAA
- a CDS encoding alpha-L-fucosidase: MKQVFFVLVIFSMFYMASIAQNKGDEQAMQQFQDSKFGLFIHWGLYSQTAGLWKGVPSRGGEHFMLYEKIPLKEYAAIAKEFNPTQFNATQWVKTAKQAGMKYIVFTTKHHDGFAMYDSKVSDYNIVKTTPYGKDPLKELAKACKDEGIMLGLYYSLGRDWEDPDVPTNWPEKAGRSNTWDYPDEDAKDLNAYIERKVKPQLVELLTNYGDIAMIWFDTPELVTEKQSGEIRELIESIQPTCLINSRIGNNLGDYSIKEQQLTDEINPNPWETCITMGKNWGYNQFDTVYKEPEILIRSFVDVVSKGGNLLLNIGPTRKGTFPSLTRPGLDSFHNWMEINSEAIYETRPWHIFGEDFSENQQRETVDKEFHDAVFDAIPKDKYPDFRFTTKEGCLYIIARHVYDTDFVIKSLDKTRNIKQIGLLDEGYQLNWEYVDGGVRIQVPSDMIQKQTIPIYTIKVEL, translated from the coding sequence ATGAAACAGGTTTTCTTTGTATTAGTTATATTCTCTATGTTCTACATGGCATCTATTGCTCAGAATAAAGGAGATGAACAGGCAATGCAACAGTTCCAGGACTCCAAGTTCGGGCTGTTCATCCACTGGGGGCTTTATTCTCAAACAGCAGGATTATGGAAAGGTGTTCCTTCCAGAGGAGGTGAACACTTTATGTTGTATGAAAAAATTCCTTTAAAGGAATATGCAGCAATAGCGAAAGAATTCAATCCGACACAATTCAATGCAACCCAATGGGTGAAAACGGCTAAACAAGCCGGGATGAAATATATTGTATTTACAACAAAACATCACGACGGGTTTGCCATGTATGACTCAAAAGTGAGTGATTACAACATCGTAAAAACTACTCCATATGGGAAAGACCCTCTGAAAGAATTGGCAAAAGCATGTAAGGACGAAGGCATTATGTTGGGTTTATATTATTCTTTGGGCCGTGACTGGGAAGATCCCGATGTGCCCACCAATTGGCCGGAAAAAGCAGGAAGAAGCAATACCTGGGATTATCCCGACGAAGATGCCAAGGATTTGAATGCCTATATTGAGAGAAAAGTCAAACCTCAACTCGTCGAGTTACTCACAAATTACGGAGATATAGCCATGATATGGTTTGATACGCCTGAACTTGTCACTGAAAAACAAAGTGGCGAGATCAGGGAATTAATAGAATCTATACAACCCACCTGTTTAATCAACAGCCGAATCGGGAATAATCTGGGCGACTACTCTATAAAAGAGCAACAATTAACCGATGAGATAAATCCAAATCCATGGGAAACGTGTATCACCATGGGCAAAAATTGGGGATATAATCAATTTGACACGGTATACAAAGAGCCGGAAATCCTGATCAGGAGTTTTGTGGATGTAGTGAGTAAAGGCGGTAATTTATTGCTTAACATAGGCCCGACAAGAAAAGGGACATTCCCCTCACTTACAAGACCGGGGTTAGACTCGTTCCATAATTGGATGGAAATTAATAGTGAAGCAATTTACGAAACAAGGCCATGGCATATTTTCGGGGAAGATTTTAGTGAAAATCAACAAAGGGAAACAGTTGATAAAGAGTTTCATGATGCTGTTTTTGATGCCATTCCCAAAGATAAATACCCCGACTTTAGATTTACCACCAAAGAGGGATGCCTCTATATTATAGCAAGACATGTGTATGACACTGATTTTGTAATAAAATCATTAGATAAAACCAGGAATATAAAACAGATTGGGCTGTTAGACGAAGGCTATCAACTGAATTGGGAATATGTAGATGGTGGTGTTCGGATTCAGGTACCAAGTGACATGATCCAAAAACAAACCATTCCTATTTACACGATAAAAGTAGAACTATAA
- a CDS encoding glycosyl hydrolase family 95 catalytic domain-containing protein, whose protein sequence is MISCSNKKEKEEELKLWYNTPASIWEEALPLGNGRIGAMLFGDPLNERYQLNEETLWSGYPKDCTNPKAKEALPLIRQAIDKGDYTGAGELWKKNAQGPYTARYLPLSDLYIRMAETAEVKNIYRDLNISNATATVKFEMDGVNYTRTSFISYPDQVMVIHLESDKKNALSFDIWQGSALKYRAESNGKNLLILKGKAPSYVAHRLEFPDQIVYDPDGEGMEFEVHSRLVLEGGSSEGNDSIISVTNAHSATIILSAATSFNGIEKSPGHEGKDPSEEAKKYLKSALDRSYKQLLGSHIHDYQQLFNKVRFSLGKKGSLQDTLTTDQRLRRFSEDDSDNGLVELYYQYGRYLAITSSRPGGKASNLQGIWNQHIQPPWGSNYTTNINTEMNYWLTETTNLAECHQPLFDLIELLSQSGEKTAQINYGIQNGWVAHHNTDLWAQTVPSGGYDKDPKASPRWSCWPMAGAWFCQHLWEHYAFGGDRDFLEKRAYPLMKGAALFMLEWLQEDPETGYFVTNPSSSPENSFYYTDANGVLKEGEIAKASTMDMSMIWDLFSNCIRASEILELDKEFKERLIHTRDNLYPLHIGSEGQLQEWHEDFTDVDPQHRHVSHLFGLHPGKQILSRLNPELAAACKRTLEMRGDGGTGWAMAWKINFWARLEDGNHAYQMLKSGLRFVDATDISTRGGGTYANLFDAHPPFQIDGNFGGTAGITEMILQSHGGEIFLLPALPDKWQDGYIEGIRARGGFTVDLEWKNGQISRVTIHSALGGNCRIRTHQALTSKDVKLNEATGDNPNSFYFVDEESGRVVYSGTITPLSLKDSYLFDFETTKGAEYELTTDSM, encoded by the coding sequence ATGATATCCTGCTCAAATAAAAAAGAAAAGGAAGAAGAATTAAAACTTTGGTACAATACCCCCGCTTCTATATGGGAAGAAGCGTTACCACTGGGTAATGGACGAATAGGTGCCATGCTGTTCGGTGATCCATTGAATGAAAGGTACCAGTTAAATGAAGAGACATTGTGGTCGGGGTACCCGAAAGACTGCACAAATCCGAAAGCCAAAGAGGCTTTACCACTTATTCGTCAGGCAATAGACAAAGGGGATTACACCGGTGCGGGAGAGTTATGGAAGAAGAATGCACAGGGTCCCTATACTGCACGCTACCTACCTCTTTCCGACCTGTATATACGAATGGCGGAAACCGCAGAAGTAAAAAATATATATAGGGATCTGAATATTTCGAATGCAACGGCGACAGTAAAATTTGAAATGGACGGAGTAAATTATACCCGTACATCATTTATCTCATATCCTGACCAAGTGATGGTTATCCATCTGGAATCAGATAAAAAAAATGCACTCTCATTTGACATATGGCAAGGTAGTGCATTAAAATACAGGGCAGAATCCAACGGAAAAAATCTTTTAATATTGAAAGGTAAAGCCCCTTCATATGTTGCCCACAGACTTGAATTTCCAGATCAGATCGTGTATGACCCTGATGGTGAAGGGATGGAATTTGAGGTACATTCGCGTTTGGTACTGGAGGGAGGATCTTCAGAAGGAAATGATAGTATTATTTCTGTAACAAATGCCCATTCAGCAACTATTATTCTATCAGCGGCCACCAGTTTCAACGGGATTGAAAAATCTCCGGGGCATGAAGGGAAAGATCCTTCGGAAGAGGCGAAGAAATATTTAAAGTCGGCACTGGATCGTAGCTACAAACAGTTACTTGGGTCACATATCCATGATTATCAACAGTTATTCAATAAGGTCCGTTTTTCTCTTGGAAAGAAAGGGAGTTTGCAGGATACATTGACAACAGACCAGAGATTACGGCGTTTTAGTGAAGATGATTCCGATAATGGTTTGGTAGAATTGTATTATCAATATGGTCGTTATCTGGCTATCACCTCGTCGAGACCCGGCGGTAAAGCGTCAAATTTACAAGGCATTTGGAATCAACATATACAACCTCCCTGGGGATCCAATTACACGACAAATATTAATACGGAAATGAACTATTGGCTTACGGAAACAACAAACCTTGCCGAATGCCATCAACCATTGTTCGACCTGATTGAACTTTTATCCCAAAGCGGGGAGAAAACAGCCCAGATAAATTATGGCATACAAAACGGATGGGTTGCCCATCATAATACGGACCTATGGGCACAGACTGTTCCCTCGGGTGGTTATGACAAAGACCCCAAAGCCTCGCCAAGATGGTCGTGCTGGCCCATGGCCGGGGCTTGGTTTTGCCAACATTTATGGGAACATTATGCTTTTGGAGGAGACCGTGATTTTTTGGAAAAACGAGCCTATCCCCTGATGAAAGGCGCTGCCTTGTTTATGCTGGAGTGGTTACAGGAAGATCCCGAGACCGGTTATTTCGTGACAAATCCATCTTCTTCTCCAGAGAACAGTTTTTATTATACCGACGCAAATGGTGTACTTAAAGAGGGAGAGATTGCAAAGGCTTCCACCATGGATATGTCAATGATATGGGATCTGTTCAGTAATTGTATCCGGGCATCGGAAATTTTGGAATTGGACAAAGAGTTTAAAGAGCGACTTATCCATACCAGGGATAACCTCTATCCGTTGCATATTGGCAGTGAAGGCCAACTACAGGAATGGCATGAAGATTTTACGGATGTGGATCCTCAACACAGGCATGTATCTCATTTGTTCGGCCTTCATCCGGGAAAGCAGATCCTGTCAAGGCTTAACCCCGAATTGGCTGCGGCGTGCAAAAGGACACTCGAGATGCGCGGTGACGGAGGAACCGGTTGGGCTATGGCCTGGAAGATAAACTTCTGGGCACGGCTTGAAGATGGAAACCATGCATACCAGATGCTCAAAAGCGGTCTGAGATTTGTAGATGCTACTGATATATCGACCAGAGGTGGAGGCACATATGCCAACTTGTTTGACGCACATCCTCCATTCCAGATTGATGGCAACTTCGGAGGGACGGCAGGTATCACTGAGATGATTTTACAAAGCCATGGGGGAGAAATTTTCCTGTTACCGGCATTGCCGGATAAATGGCAGGATGGCTATATAGAAGGAATACGTGCCAGGGGCGGATTTACAGTCGATCTGGAATGGAAAAACGGACAGATTTCAAGAGTTACAATTCATTCTGCCCTCGGAGGTAATTGCAGGATAAGGACGCACCAGGCACTGACTTCAAAAGATGTAAAATTGAATGAGGCCACAGGCGATAATCCTAATAGTTTTTACTTTGTGGATGAGGAATCCGGTAGAGTTGTTTATTCCGGAACAATAACTCCTTTATCATTAAAGGATAGTTATCTGTTTGACTTTGAAACGACAAAGGGTGCTGAATACGAATTAACAACAGACTCTATGTGA